AGGCTTCTCACCTATATGAATGATCATGTGTCACAAAAAGTACTCCTATAGAAGACCTTTTGACAATGTGAACATTTAAATGGCTTCTCTAATGTATGAACAGTCATATACTGCAAGCAAGCATTCCTCCAAGAGGTATTTTGACAATATGAACATTCCTATAGCTTTACTCTTGTATGAGTAATTTTGTGTTGCACTAAATGTGCCCGCtgagagaaggtcttttggcaatgtgagcactcatatggcttctctcctgtatgaacagtcatgtgcttcaCTAAATAATCCCTCcttgagaaggtcttttggcaatgtgagcATTCAtggggcttctctcctgtatgaacattcatgtgcttCACTAAATTATCTCTccgggagaaggtcttttggcaatgtgaacattcaaatGGCTTCTTTCCTGTATGAATTGTCATATGCTGCACAAAATAACCCTTgcgggagaaggtcttttggcattgtgaacattcatatggtctctctcctgtatgaatagtcatgtgctGCAATAAATGCCCCctctgggagaaggtcttttggcaatgtgaacaatCATAtggtttttctcctgtatgaacagtcatgtgctgaACTAAATGTCCCTTCtgagagaaggtcttttggcactgcgagcattcatatggcttctctcctgtatgaacagtcaagTGCCGCATTAAATTATCCCTTCGGGAGAAGGTCTTTAGGCAATAGGAACATTCATAAggcttctctcttgtatgaacaGTCTTGTGTTGCACTAAAATATCCTTTCGAGAGAAAATCTTCtggcattgtgaacattcataCTGCTCCTCTCCTGTA
The DNA window shown above is from Panulirus ornatus isolate Po-2019 chromosome 25, ASM3632096v1, whole genome shotgun sequence and carries:
- the LOC139757307 gene encoding uncharacterized protein isoform X1, whose product is MMGKRAVYLLCDERDLRNSVMTRHKVKHSDEKTLSQDCSLKKCMKVHRGETLFECSLCQTTFTHRSHLSQHMTIHTREKPHECLQCKKAFSRRSCLLRHMTIHKGEKPYECLQCQKTFSQRGHLVQHMTVHTREKSFACLQCQKTFSRRENLARHMTVHSKEKQHECAQCQVTFTQKEYFEQHMTLHTKKKLYECQKCQETFSKKGHLSQHMIIHTGEEQYECSQCQKIFSRKDILVQHKTVHTREKPYECSYCLKTFSRRDNLMRHLTVHTGEKPYECSQCQKTFSQKGHLVQHMTVHTGEKPYDCSHCQKTFSQRGHLLQHMTIHTGERPYECSQCQKTFSRKGYFVQHMTIHTGKKPFECSHCQKTFSRRDNLVKHMNVHTGEKPHECSHCQKTFSRRDYLVKHMTVHTGEKPYECSHCQKTFSQRAHLVQHKITHTRVKL